The following are encoded in a window of Gopherus flavomarginatus isolate rGopFla2 chromosome 10, rGopFla2.mat.asm, whole genome shotgun sequence genomic DNA:
- the METTL5 gene encoding rRNA N6-adenosine-methyltransferase METTL5 isoform X5, producing the protein MKLKELESHLQQVDDFENPKLLLEQYPTRPHIAACMLYTIHNTFDDIENKVVADLGCGCGVLSIGSVMLGAGTSKTFDTVIMNPPFGTKHNKGMDMTFLKVALQMAQTAVYSLHKTSTRKHIQKKADEWKVKMEVIAELRYDLPASYKFHKKSSVDIEVDLIRFSSEKLLN; encoded by the exons atgaaacttaaggaactagaAAGCCATCTTCAGCAAGTTGATGATTTTGAGAATCCAAAATTACTTCTTGAACAGTATCCAACAAGACCACACATTGCAG CATGTATGCTTTATACAATTCACAACACTTTTGATGATATTGAAAACAAGGTGGTTGCAGATCTAGGATGTGGTTGTGGTGTACTCAGCATTGGAAGTGTAATGTTAGGAGCAGG AACATCAAAAACGTTTGACACAGTAATTATGAATCCTCCTTTTGGGACCAAGCATAATAAAG GAATGGATATGACTTTTCTGAAGGTAGCTTTGCAAATGGCACAAACAGCTGTATATTCCCTACACAAAACTTCAACACGAAAA CATATTCAAAAGAAAGCAGATGAATGGAAAGTGAAGATGGAAGTTATAGCAG AACTTAGATATGACTTACCAGCATCATACAAGTTTCATAAGAAGTCATCT GTGGATATTGAAGTGGATTTAATAAGGTTTTCCTCTGAAAAACTTCTAAACTGA
- the METTL5 gene encoding rRNA N6-adenosine-methyltransferase METTL5 isoform X2 translates to MKLKELESHLQQVDDFENPKLLLEQYPTRPHIAACMLYTIHNTFDDIENKVVADLGCGCGVLSIGSVMLGAGLCVGFDVDADALEIFSRNAEEFDLTNIDMIQCDVCSLPARTSKTFDTVIMNPPFGTKHNKGMDMTFLKVALQMAQTAVYSLHKTSTRKHIQKKADEWKVKMEVIAELRYDLPASYKFHKKSSDWCHVL, encoded by the exons atgaaacttaaggaactagaAAGCCATCTTCAGCAAGTTGATGATTTTGAGAATCCAAAATTACTTCTTGAACAGTATCCAACAAGACCACACATTGCAG CATGTATGCTTTATACAATTCACAACACTTTTGATGATATTGAAAACAAGGTGGTTGCAGATCTAGGATGTGGTTGTGGTGTACTCAGCATTGGAAGTGTAATGTTAGGAGCAGG GTTGTGTGTGGGGTTTGACGTAGATGCAGATGCCCTGGAAATATTTAGTAGAAATGCAGAAGAGTTTGACCTTACAAATATTGACATGATTCAGTGTGATGTATGTTCTTTACCTGCCAGAACATCAAAAACGTTTGACACAGTAATTATGAATCCTCCTTTTGGGACCAAGCATAATAAAG GAATGGATATGACTTTTCTGAAGGTAGCTTTGCAAATGGCACAAACAGCTGTATATTCCCTACACAAAACTTCAACACGAAAA CATATTCAAAAGAAAGCAGATGAATGGAAAGTGAAGATGGAAGTTATAGCAG AACTTAGATATGACTTACCAGCATCATACAAGTTTCATAAGAAGTCATCT GATTGGTGTCATGTGCTTTGA
- the METTL5 gene encoding rRNA N6-adenosine-methyltransferase METTL5 isoform X1 yields MKLKELESHLQQVDDFENPKLLLEQYPTRPHIAACMLYTIHNTFDDIENKVVADLGCGCGVLSIGSVMLGAGLCVGFDVDADALEIFSRNAEEFDLTNIDMIQCDVCSLPARTSKTFDTVIMNPPFGTKHNKGMDMTFLKVALQMAQTAVYSLHKTSTRKHIQKKADEWKVKMEVIAELRYDLPASYKFHKKSSVDIEVDLIRFSSEKLLN; encoded by the exons atgaaacttaaggaactagaAAGCCATCTTCAGCAAGTTGATGATTTTGAGAATCCAAAATTACTTCTTGAACAGTATCCAACAAGACCACACATTGCAG CATGTATGCTTTATACAATTCACAACACTTTTGATGATATTGAAAACAAGGTGGTTGCAGATCTAGGATGTGGTTGTGGTGTACTCAGCATTGGAAGTGTAATGTTAGGAGCAGG GTTGTGTGTGGGGTTTGACGTAGATGCAGATGCCCTGGAAATATTTAGTAGAAATGCAGAAGAGTTTGACCTTACAAATATTGACATGATTCAGTGTGATGTATGTTCTTTACCTGCCAGAACATCAAAAACGTTTGACACAGTAATTATGAATCCTCCTTTTGGGACCAAGCATAATAAAG GAATGGATATGACTTTTCTGAAGGTAGCTTTGCAAATGGCACAAACAGCTGTATATTCCCTACACAAAACTTCAACACGAAAA CATATTCAAAAGAAAGCAGATGAATGGAAAGTGAAGATGGAAGTTATAGCAG AACTTAGATATGACTTACCAGCATCATACAAGTTTCATAAGAAGTCATCT GTGGATATTGAAGTGGATTTAATAAGGTTTTCCTCTGAAAAACTTCTAAACTGA
- the METTL5 gene encoding rRNA N6-adenosine-methyltransferase METTL5 isoform X3, whose protein sequence is MKLKELESHLQQVDDFENPKLLLEQYPTRPHIAACMLYTIHNTFDDIENKVVADLGCGCGVLSIGSVMLGAGLCVGFDVDADALEIFSRNAEEFDLTNIDMIQCDVCSLPARTSKTFDTVIMNPPFGTKHNKGMDMTFLKVALQMAQTAVYSLHKTSTRKNLDMTYQHHTSFIRSHLIGVMCFEVGGVETFQKSEVGL, encoded by the exons atgaaacttaaggaactagaAAGCCATCTTCAGCAAGTTGATGATTTTGAGAATCCAAAATTACTTCTTGAACAGTATCCAACAAGACCACACATTGCAG CATGTATGCTTTATACAATTCACAACACTTTTGATGATATTGAAAACAAGGTGGTTGCAGATCTAGGATGTGGTTGTGGTGTACTCAGCATTGGAAGTGTAATGTTAGGAGCAGG GTTGTGTGTGGGGTTTGACGTAGATGCAGATGCCCTGGAAATATTTAGTAGAAATGCAGAAGAGTTTGACCTTACAAATATTGACATGATTCAGTGTGATGTATGTTCTTTACCTGCCAGAACATCAAAAACGTTTGACACAGTAATTATGAATCCTCCTTTTGGGACCAAGCATAATAAAG GAATGGATATGACTTTTCTGAAGGTAGCTTTGCAAATGGCACAAACAGCTGTATATTCCCTACACAAAACTTCAACACGAAAA AACTTAGATATGACTTACCAGCATCATACAAGTTTCATAAGAAGTCATCT GATTGGTGTCATGTGCTTTGAAGTTGGTGGAGTAGAAACATTCCAGAAAAGTGAAGTTGGTCTCTAA
- the METTL5 gene encoding rRNA N6-adenosine-methyltransferase METTL5 isoform X4 produces the protein MKLKELESHLQQVDDFENPKLLLEQYPTRPHIAACMLYTIHNTFDDIENKVVADLGCGCGVLSIGSVMLGAGLCVGFDVDADALEIFSRNAEEFDLTNIDMIQCDVCSLPARTSKTFDTVIMNPPFGTKHNKGMDMTFLKVALQMAQTAVYSLHKTSTRKNLDMTYQHHTSFIRSHLWILKWI, from the exons atgaaacttaaggaactagaAAGCCATCTTCAGCAAGTTGATGATTTTGAGAATCCAAAATTACTTCTTGAACAGTATCCAACAAGACCACACATTGCAG CATGTATGCTTTATACAATTCACAACACTTTTGATGATATTGAAAACAAGGTGGTTGCAGATCTAGGATGTGGTTGTGGTGTACTCAGCATTGGAAGTGTAATGTTAGGAGCAGG GTTGTGTGTGGGGTTTGACGTAGATGCAGATGCCCTGGAAATATTTAGTAGAAATGCAGAAGAGTTTGACCTTACAAATATTGACATGATTCAGTGTGATGTATGTTCTTTACCTGCCAGAACATCAAAAACGTTTGACACAGTAATTATGAATCCTCCTTTTGGGACCAAGCATAATAAAG GAATGGATATGACTTTTCTGAAGGTAGCTTTGCAAATGGCACAAACAGCTGTATATTCCCTACACAAAACTTCAACACGAAAA AACTTAGATATGACTTACCAGCATCATACAAGTTTCATAAGAAGTCATCT GTGGATATTGAAGTGGATTTAA
- the SSB gene encoding lupus La protein codes for MAENGEGENMSNLENKICQQIEYYFGDHNLPRDKFLKEQVKLDDGWVPLEIMIKFNRLSSLSKDFNVIVEALRKSKAGLMEISEDKTKIRRSPNKPLPEVNDQYKNAIKNRSVYIKGFPTDATLDDIKEWLEGKGSVENIQMRRTLSKTFKGSIFAVFDSVESAKKFTEIPNQKYRDTELIVLFKEEYFAKKNEERKQNKVEAKAKAKQEKEEKQKQAEDAEMKSLDEKTGCLLKFSGDLEDQTCREDLHAVFSDHGEIKWIDFVRGAKEGIILFKDNAKEALDKAKEANNGNLQLRNKDVIWEVLEGDAEKEALKKIMEGQQESLNKWKAKGRKFKGKGRGGKLPQGVQNKGKVQFQGKKTKFESEDEEGEENLKTGPASPKKRPLEETEREEPASKQLKTENGAGDQ; via the exons ATGGCTGAAAATGGAGAGGGTGAAAATATGTCTAACCTGGAAAACAAAATCTGTCAGCAAATTGAG TACTATTTTGGTGATCACAATCTACCAAGAGACAAGTTCCTAAAGGAGCAGGTCAAACTGGATGATGGATGGGTGCCTTTAGAAATAATGATCAAATTCAACAG GTTAAGCAGTCTCTCAAAAGACTTCAATGTTATAGTAGAAGCACTGAGAAAATCTAAAGCTGGACTTATGGAAATAAGTGAAGACAAAACTAAAATCAGAAGATCTCCAAACAAACCCCTCCCTGAAGTGAATGATCAGTATAAAAACGCAATTAAAAACAGATCTGTATATATT AAAGGCTTTCCAACAGATGCAACGCTTGATGATATCAAAGAATGGCTAGAAGGTAAAGGCTcagtagaaaacattcaaatgaGGAGAACATTGAGTAAAACATTCAAG GGATCAATTTTTGCAGTATTTGATAGTGTTGAATCTGCTAAGAAGTTCACAGAGATACCAAACCAAAAGTACAGAGACACAGAGCTGATTGTGCTTTTCAA GGAGGAGTACTTTGCAAAGAAGAATgaagagaggaaacaaaacaaagtagAGGCTAAAGCAAAGGCAAAACA ggagaaagaagaaaaacagaagcAAGCAGAAGATGCTGAAATG AAATCACTGGATGAAAAGACCGGATGCTTGCTGAAATTCTCTGGTGACCTAGAAGATCAGACTTGCAGAGAAGATCTTCATGCAGTTTTCTCTGACCATGGAGAAATTAAATGGATAGACTTTGTCAGAGGGGCAAAGGAG GGGATTATCCTATTTAAGGATAATGCAAAAGAAGCACTGGATAAAGCCAAAGAAGCAAATAATGGGAACTTACAGTTGCGCAACAAAGATGTGATatgggaggtgctggaaggagATGCAGAGAAAGAAGcattgaaaaaaatcatggaGGGTCAGCAAGAATCATTAAACAAATGGAAAGCAAAAG GTCGCAAATTTAAAGGTAAAGGAAGAGGTGGCAAACTACCCCAGGGCGTGCAGAACAAAGGGAAAGTACAGTTCCAGGGCAAGAAAACAAAATTTGAGAGTGAGGATGAAGAAGGTGAAGAGAACCTTAAAACAG GGCCAGCAAGTCCCAAGAAAAGACCACTAGAAGAGACTGAAAGAGAAGAACCTGCATCAAAACAGCTGAAAACAGAAAACGGAGCTGGAGATCAGTAA